GGTCGCCCTCACGGGCGGCCCACTCGTGGGACGGCATGTAGCGGCAGGATTCGGGGTTGGCCATGTTCTCTCCTATTTCGGGCGCTTGTAGAACGGCACCGCGGCGATCTCGGCCGCGAAGCGGCGGCCGTGCAGCTCGATCTGGACCTTCGTCCCGGCCGCGAGGTCGGGACGGTTCATGTAGCCGACGCCGATGCCGGCCTGGAGCGTCGGGGAGAAGGTCGCGCTCGTGAGCGTCCCGAGCTTCTCCTCTCCGAGCAGGACGGGGGCGCCGGGGCGGGGCACGCCGCGCTCGGTGAGCTTCACTCCGAGCAGCTTGCGCTTGAGCCCCTCGCGCTGCTGCTTCTCGAGCGCGGGCTTGCCGATGAAGTCGCCCTTCGCGAGCTTCACCACCCAGCCGTAGTTCGCCTCGAAGGAGGTATGCTCGTCGTCGACGTCGCTGCCGTAGAGCAGGTAGCCGGCCTCGAGCCGGAGCGTGTCGCGGCAGCCGAGCCCGCAGGGAAGCAGGCCGTAGGAGGCGCCGTTGACCATGAGCGTCTCCCAGACGCGCGAGGCGATCTCGTTGGGCACGATGGCCTCGAAGCCGTCCTCGCCGGTGTAGCCGGTGCGGGTGATGAGGCACTTCTGGCCGTAGAGGTCGAGCTCGTGGGCGCCGAAGCGCTTGAGCTTCGCCGCCGCGGGCGAGACCGACGCCATGATGCGCTCCGCCATCGGCCCCTGCAGCGCCATCATGCCGTAGTAGTCGCTGCGGTTCTCGAGCTGGACCGACATCCCGGCGGCCTGCGCGCTCAGCCAGGCGAAGTCCTTGTCGGCGGTCGCCGCGTTGACGACCATGAACCAGCGCTCGTCGCCGAGCTTGGAGAAGATGACGTCGTCGACGAGCCCGCCGCGGGGGTTGAGCAGATGGGAGTACATCGCGTCGCCGATCTTGAGCCGCCCGGCGTCGTTGGCGCTCACCTTCTGCAGGAAGGCGAGGGACTGGGGGCCCTCGATGGTGACCTGGCCCATGTGGGAGACGTCGAACATGCCGGCGGCCTTGCGCACGGCATGGTGCTCCTGCAGGATGCTCGAGAACTGCACGGCGAGCTCCCAGCCGTGGAAGTCCACCATGCGGCCGCCGGCCGCCCGCTGGATCGCGTTGAGCGAGGTGCGTCGAAGCGTGGTTGTAGTGCTCATATGCGCATACTCATAACATAATTGGCGCGCGCGTGACAAAGGGGCGCGCGGGCGCCCGCGGGGACGCGTAGGACTTTGGGCCTATCCGGCATGGGCCCTTCGCTTCAAGATGAACCTAGGCCCACGGACCCTTAGAACCGCGCGCCGGACCGTTAAACTATCGCAGGAGGGGACATGACGGCAGCCGACATCCGCCGCATCGCGCGCGCCGCTCTCGGAGCGCTTTTCTGCGCTCTCCTCGCGCTCCCCCTCCCCGCCCAGACGCTCGAGGAGGTCGCCGCCCGCGACCCCCTCTCCTCGGCGACCCTCTTCGACCCCTC
The window above is part of the Elusimicrobiota bacterium genome. Proteins encoded here:
- the gcvT gene encoding glycine cleavage system aminomethyltransferase GcvT, translated to MSTTTTLRRTSLNAIQRAAGGRMVDFHGWELAVQFSSILQEHHAVRKAAGMFDVSHMGQVTIEGPQSLAFLQKVSANDAGRLKIGDAMYSHLLNPRGGLVDDVIFSKLGDERWFMVVNAATADKDFAWLSAQAAGMSVQLENRSDYYGMMALQGPMAERIMASVSPAAAKLKRFGAHELDLYGQKCLITRTGYTGEDGFEAIVPNEIASRVWETLMVNGASYGLLPCGLGCRDTLRLEAGYLLYGSDVDDEHTSFEANYGWVVKLAKGDFIGKPALEKQQREGLKRKLLGVKLTERGVPRPGAPVLLGEEKLGTLTSATFSPTLQAGIGVGYMNRPDLAAGTKVQIELHGRRFAAEIAAVPFYKRPK